A genomic window from Flavobacterium sp. I3-2 includes:
- a CDS encoding type 1 glutamine amidotransferase domain-containing protein has product MKNKIVSAVLSAICVFTLSNCSQVQNKKSENMNKKILFAVTSHDKKGDTGQPTGYYLGEVSHPWEVLHKAGYEIDFVSPNGGTPPVDGFNLEDPTNKAFWENKEYKAKIDNSLKPSEVKTEDYSVIFFAGGHGTMWDFADNTELAKITAKIYENGGVVGAVCHGPAGLVNVKLNNGKYLVDGKKINAFTNEEETAVKLENIVPFLLESKLIERGAKFEKSGLWQPHVTVDQRVVTGQNPQSAKGVGEAILEELKKLNK; this is encoded by the coding sequence ATGAAGAATAAAATCGTTTCAGCAGTTCTATCTGCAATATGTGTTTTTACACTATCAAACTGTTCACAGGTACAAAACAAAAAATCAGAAAATATGAACAAGAAAATTTTATTTGCGGTTACGAGCCACGACAAAAAAGGCGATACAGGACAGCCGACAGGTTATTATTTGGGAGAAGTTTCACATCCTTGGGAAGTTTTGCATAAAGCAGGTTACGAAATTGATTTTGTAAGTCCGAATGGAGGAACACCACCAGTTGACGGATTTAATTTGGAAGACCCGACCAACAAAGCATTTTGGGAAAACAAGGAATATAAAGCCAAAATAGACAATTCGCTAAAACCAAGCGAAGTAAAAACAGAAGATTATTCCGTAATTTTCTTTGCAGGCGGACACGGAACCATGTGGGATTTTGCAGACAATACAGAATTAGCAAAAATTACAGCCAAAATTTATGAAAATGGAGGTGTAGTTGGAGCAGTTTGCCACGGTCCTGCAGGATTAGTCAATGTAAAATTAAATAACGGAAAATATTTGGTGGACGGAAAGAAAATTAATGCTTTTACCAATGAAGAAGAAACAGCGGTAAAACTTGAAAATATTGTTCCTTTTTTATTGGAAAGTAAACTGATTGAACGTGGTGCAAAATTTGAGAAATCAGGACTTTGGCAACCACACGTAACCGTTGATCAACGAGTGGTTACAGGACAAAATCCACAATCGGCAAAAGGTGTAGGCGAAGCTATTTTAGAAGAATTGAAAAAGTTAAACAAATAG
- a CDS encoding Crp/Fnr family transcriptional regulator codes for MNKELRQHIEKIVSLTDSEFDFVLSHFTTKQFKKHQFLVQESNYVTNDFWVVKGLVKAYHSDIDGKEHIMQFAMEDWWITDYQAYFNQTKATLNVSCLEGTEVLCLSLENRDKICAELHKIEHFFRKKSNAGYVALQRRILSLLNSNAKERYDQFLVQYPSLLQRVPKTLIASYLGVSRETLSRLSSL; via the coding sequence ATGAACAAAGAATTAAGACAACATATCGAAAAAATCGTTTCGCTGACGGACAGCGAATTTGATTTTGTTCTTTCTCATTTTACTACAAAACAATTCAAGAAACACCAATTTTTAGTTCAGGAAAGCAATTATGTAACCAATGATTTTTGGGTAGTCAAAGGATTGGTAAAAGCATATCACAGCGATATTGACGGAAAAGAACACATTATGCAGTTTGCTATGGAAGATTGGTGGATTACAGACTACCAAGCCTATTTCAACCAAACAAAAGCAACGCTCAACGTAAGCTGTTTGGAAGGCACCGAAGTGCTTTGCTTATCCTTGGAAAACCGTGATAAGATTTGTGCCGAACTGCATAAAATCGAACATTTTTTCCGCAAAAAATCTAATGCAGGATATGTCGCATTGCAACGCAGGATTTTGTCTTTACTAAACAGCAATGCAAAAGAGCGTTACGATCAATTTTTAGTACAATATCCTAGCCTTTTACAACGAGTCCCCAAAACTTTAATTGCCTCTTATCTCGGAGTTTCAAGAGAAACATTGAGCCGACTTTCATCTTTGTAG
- a CDS encoding DUF4345 domain-containing protein — protein MIISSLIVIIVGLAYGIAPNKLFPELFGIKVEGLELLNILRAIMSLYIAFGLFLILGVIKTQYWKIATIVSIIFTAGIAFGRLISFLFDGISLLFVFAFFTEIIIMFWGIYN, from the coding sequence CTGATTATTTCATCCTTAATAGTTATAATAGTTGGTTTAGCTTACGGAATAGCACCAAATAAACTATTTCCTGAATTATTTGGAATAAAAGTAGAAGGTTTGGAATTGCTTAACATTTTGAGGGCAATTATGAGTTTGTATATTGCTTTTGGATTGTTTTTAATACTAGGTGTTATAAAAACTCAATATTGGAAGATTGCAACAATCGTCAGCATAATTTTCACGGCAGGTATAGCTTTTGGAAGATTGATTAGCTTTCTTTTTGATGGAATATCATTACTTTTTGTTTTTGCATTTTTCACAGAAATAATTATTATGTTTTGGGGAATTTATAATTAA